The Sulfurihydrogenibium azorense Az-Fu1 genome contains the following window.
AAAAGCAAGTCCTACTAAAAAAGCTCCAATCGGACCAGGTGGTTTTTTCTTTACTTCCGTTGTTTTTTGCTCATACAAGATTTTATAAGCTCCAGAGAAGTAGAATACAACCAAAGATAGTCCAAGTAGAAAAACGAAAAATCCAGTATTAAAGTACTGTTTTAAAGATATTACTTCGTAAATGTAGTAAACCAAAGACAGCCCACTTACAGATAAAACAAACACTTTAGCTTTAGAAGATTGTAAAATACCAGTAAAGTGAATACCTAAAAGTATTACCACAATAGCAGCAATCTTTGATATAACAGATTTATACTCCTGTAAAAACTGACCTACAAATGTAGAAGCAGCTCCAAGTAAAGTAAAAACTAATGAAAACCCTAAAACAAAAGCTACAGCTGATATTACTGTTTGCCAGTCTATCTTTTTTTCTGTATCAGCAGAAGTTGCAGATACCCCAGAAATATAAGCAATATAACCCGGTATTATAGGAAGAACGCAAGGAGATAGAAAAGCTAAAACACCTCCCAAAAACGCAGCCCATACTGTTATGTTTTCCATCTTTAAGCTCCTTGTCTTTGAAGTTGTTTATCTATTGCTTCTTTTATCTTCTCTATTGGTTGTGGTCCTATAAAGATCTTCCCTATGGTGTTATCTTTCCCTAAAACGTAAGTTATAGGAGTACCTATTATTCTATATTTTTCCATAACTTGATAGTTACCTATTAAAACTGGAAAAGAAAAACCTATTTCTTTTTTACTTTTTTTGATTTTTTGAGGGTCTTCTGTATCTATGACTATAGCATAGAACTTTACTTTATCTTTGTACTGTTGGTATAGCTTTTCTAACTCCGGAAGCTCTCTTTTGCAAGAATGGCATGTAGTTGCCCAAAAGTTAAGTAAAACTACACTGTCTTTTAAGTCTGAAAGTTTTACAACTTTTCCGTCTTCATCTTTTAAAGTAAAGTCCGGAGCTCTCATCTCTCCAAAGGAAAATCCAAAGATTACAAGCAGTAAAATTAAAAATTTTCTCATCAAAATCCTCCGCTATACTATAAGATAAAAGTTAAAATTATTTAACCATAAACGAAATGATTTTTATCATCAGTTTTATTATTGAAGAAAAATCAATTATATTATAAATTATTAACAACTTTTTACGGAGGCGATTGGTGAATAACATTGTTGAAAGAATAAATCAACTTAAGAAAGAAAAGAATGCAGTTATTCTTGCCCATTACTATCAAAGACCTGAGATACAGGATATTGCAGACTACATAGGAGACTCTTTAGAGTTATCAAGGATAGCTCAAAAATCGGAAGCTGATATTATAGTTTTCTGTGGTGTCAGATTCATGGCAGAAACAGCAAAGATACTAAACCCTACAAAGAAAGTACTTCATCCTAATCCAGAAAGTGGATGTCCAATGGCAGATATGGCAACTGTAGAAGGAGTAAAAAAGTTAAAAGAGCAACATCCTGACGCAGTAGTAGTATCTTATATAAACACAAACGCAGATGTAAAAACAGTATCAGATATAATCGTTACTTCAAGAAACGCTGTTAAAGTGGTAAAGTCGTTAGACGCAAATAAAATAATATTTGTTCCAGACCAGTTTTTGGGAAGTTATGTGGCAAAACAGGTTCCAGAAAAAGAGTTTATACTCTGGAAAGGATTTTGCCCTCCCCACTTTAACCTTTCAAAAGATACACTCCTTGCATTAAAAAAACAGTATCCAGATGCTAAAATAGCAGTTCATCCTGAGTGCAACACAGACACAGTAGAAATAGCAGATTTTGTAGGAAGTACAACTCAAATAATAGAGTACGCAACAACCTGTGAAGCTGACACTGTAATAATAGGTACAGAAGTAGGTATACACCATTACCTTAAAAAGAAAAATCCCAACAAAACTTACGTTTTTCCTCAAGCTGCAGACTACTGTGGCTCTGTACACTGCTGTGATATGAAGAAAAATACCCTTGATAAAGTTTTAGAAGTTTTAGAAAAAGAGACTAACGAAGTTATCTTGGATGAAGATACTATACAAAAGGCGAGAGTACCTCTGGAAAAAATGCTGGCTATTGTGTAGCCAGCTCCTTATAAACTTGGTCTATGTTAAACCTCATCATCTCAATGTAAGAAGAATTTTCTCCCATCGTATCTAAGAAAACCACTTTTCCACCTACTTGGTCTAACACAACTTTCACTGTTTTAGAATTGTAAAACTGTCTTGATGTAAATACTGTTTTTACATTATACTTTTTCATTTTTTGAATTACTTCTAAGATATGTTTAGGAGTAGGCTCCCTTCCGTGTCCCATCTCTATCTCTGCTAAGTACACCAAACCAAATCTGTTTACAAAGTAAGGAAACTCGTAGTGATATGATACAAAGTATTTATTCTTTAAGGTTGAAAGTTTAGTTTTACCGTAGTTTAAGACTTCATCACACTGTTTTATAAAGTTTTCAGCATTTTTTTGGTAAAAGTCTTTGTTTTTTGGGTCCTTTTTAGAAAGTAAAGAGGATATTTCCTTAGCTATAACTTTTGCGTTTTGAGGGTCTAACCAAACAGCTGGATGAACTTCGTTATGGTCTTCTTCTTTTATAAGATAGATTCCTTTTATATCAATAACTTTTAGTACATTACCTTTCGGAAGAGATTTTACTATACTGCTTACATTTGGTTCTCCTGAACCGATGAAAATAAAAACATCTGCTTTATAAACTTTTTTTACATCTTGAGGTTTGTATTCATAAAGGTGAAAATTTACATTTGGTGGTATTAAGTACTCTACTATTACTTTATCTTTTCCTACTTCTTTTACTATATCAGCAAGGGGTTTTATTGTTGTTATAACGTTTACTTGGGCAAAAGAAGGAAGTATAAATAAAAATATCAAAGTGTATATAAATCTCATAACTAGCCTCCGGATTTAATTGATTTTCTTAAATCTTCTGTGATTTTTATAAGTCTTGGAGATATTTCTGGATTGATTGTCATGTGCTGGGTAATAGATTTAAATGTGTCTGGCAGAGTCTTAAAGTTTATCAACGTTTTCTCTCTTATCTCATGGAGAGAAGGAGTATTCCTTACAAGCTCCCCATCTTTAATGTAAAGTTTTAACATTTTTACACCATCTTCTATATGTTCATCAAAATGGCTTACTATGTCTTTTAGTATCTTTTCATTTTTAAAAACTCTATAGAGCTGCTTTTTATATGGTACTGTCATTTTTTTCGTACTTAGTTTCATCTTCGGTTTTCCGTCATACTCAACTAACTTGTAAGCACAGTCTAAATAGGGAAGGTCTGCACTTGTAACAAGTTCTGTTCCTACTCCATAGCCATCTATTGGGGCTTTTTTATCTACAAGTTCTTTTATCTTGTACTCGTTTATACCACCACTGGCAAATATTATTGCATCTCTAAAACCGTTTATATCTAAAAGTTTCCTTGCCTCTCTTGATAAGGCTAATAAATCTCCACTGTCTATTCTTATACCTTTTATTCTTATGCCTTTTTTCTTTGCTACTTTTATGGCATTTTTTACACCTTCTATAGTATCGTAAGTATCTACTAAGAATATGGTATTTTCAGGGTAAACTGATGCAAAATTTTCAAAAGCTTTTTCTTCACTTTCGTGAGCCATAACAAACGAATGTGCCATCGTTCCATAAATTGGTATTCCAAAGATTTTTCCAGCTAAGACATTTGAAGTTCCTGAGAAACCCGCTATATAACTGCTTCTGGCTGCAATCATTCCTGCATCAGTTCCGTGAGCTCTTCTCAGTCCAAAATCTATTAAAATTTTATCTGAAGCTACACTATAACATCTTAAAGCTTTTGTTCCTACTAAGATAGATATTTGTAATGTATTTATTAAAAATGTTTCTATAATCTGAGCCTGAATTATTGGAGCTTCTACTTGAACTATAGGCTCGTTTGCAAATACAATTTCTCCTTCATCTACAGCGTAGAGGTTACCTGTGAATTTAAAATCTTTTAAGTAATTTAAAAAATCTTCTTTAAACTTTCCAGTTGACCTTAAAAACTCTAAATCTTCTTCCGTGAATTTTATATTTAATAGATAATCTATCAGTAAATCCAGTCCAGTAAAAAGAAAGTAGTTTCTCTTATTAGTTGGTCTTATAAAGAAGTTAAATACGGCTGTTTTATTTAAACCTTTTTCAAAGTAAACTTGAGCCATAGTAAGCTCGTAAAGGTCTGTAAGTAGAGACATATTATCATAGTCAACAAATCTTTTATTTAACATTCTTAACGTCTTTCCTCTAAGTACTTTGATAAATTATCACTCAGCTGTGTTATGTTTCCAGCTCCCATTGTTAAAACAACATCACCGTTTTTTATTATACTTTTTAACAAACTCTCAGCCTCGTTTACATCTTTTACGTAAAAGACGTTATTCCTTCGTTGTCTTATCTTGTCTGCTAATAACTGTCCTGATACACCTTCTATAGGGTTTTCTCCTGCTGAGTATATATCTGTTATGATAACAATATCAGGTATATCAAAAGATTCTACAAATTCGTCAAACAAAGAGTAAACCCTACTGTATCTATGGGGTTGAAAAACGGATATTATACGGTTTTGACCATACATATCTCTGGCAGCTGAAAGGGTTGCTTTTATCTCGGTAGGATGGTGTGCATAGTCATCTATTACTAAAATTCCATCACTGTATTTAATCTCAAACCTTCTTTTTGCGTTTTTAAAATTTTCTAAAGACTCTTTTATAACACAGAAAGGAACTCCAAGCTCGTTGCATATAGAAATAGTAGCAAGAGCGTTGTATACGTTATGAATACCCGGAACTGATAGATGTATCTCTCCAAAATCGTTAATTTTAAACTTATACCTTCCGTTTACAAGCTTTAAGTCGTACCCTCTAATATCTGCATCTTTAGAAAGTCCAAATTTAATAATTTTTCTCTCTATTCTTGGAATTATACTTTTTACATTTTCATCATCAATATTAGCAACTACAAACCCGTAAAAAGGTACTTTGTTGGCAAATTCAACAAATGCATTTTTTATATCTTCCAAATCTTTATAAAATCCAAGATGCTCTAAATCTATGTTGTTTATTGAAACAATTGTAGGAGTAAGTTTTAAAAATGACCCATCACTTTCGTCAGACTCTGCTACTAAAAACTCTCCTCTCCCTAACTTTGCATTACTTCCGTATGCCTCTAACTTTCCGCCTATAACTACCGTTGGGTCAAAACCTGTTTTACCTAAAACTGTTCCTACCATTGACGTTGTAGTAGTCTTCCCATGGGAGCCTGCTATAGCAATACCGTACTTAAATCTCATTAACTCTGCAAGCATCTCTCCCCTTGGAATAGTAGGAATACCCAGCTCCCTTGCCTTTTTTAACTCTGGATTGTCTGGTTTTACAGCAGAAGAGTAAACAACAACATCAACATCTTTAACATTATCTTCACTATGTCCTATGTATACTTTTGCTCCAAGCTCTCTTAACCTTTGTGTTGTGTAAGACTCTTTTAAATCACTTCCTGAAATTGTATAACCTTGGTTTAAAAGGAGCTCAGCAATTCCATTCATACCAGAACCACCGATACCTATAAAGTGGATCCTTCTGATTTTACCTCTAAACAATGACTCATCCCCTACGAAAAATAGTTAAAATATTATAAAACGTTTTGAGGTGGAAGATGGATAAAGTAAATGTTGGACTTATTCAGATGAGGTGTAGCGATGATTTAAATGAAAACTTTGAAAAAACAGTAGAAAAGATAAAGTCTTTAGCAAAAAGTGGAGCTAACATAGTATCTACTCAAGAACTTTTTAAATCAAAGTACTTTTGTCAAGTTGAAGATTGGGAGTATTTTAAACTTGCTGAAGTAGTTAACGAAGATAGCCCTACTATAAAAACGCTACAAAAAGTCGCAAAAGATAACAACGTTGTAATAGTAGCATCACTGTTTGAAAAAAGGACTGACGGAATTTATCACAACACAGCTGTAGTAATAGATGCAGATGGCAAATACTTAGGAAAGTATAGGAAAATGCATATTCCGGATGATCCTCACTTTTACGAAAAGTTTTACTTTACTCCCGGAGATTTAGGGTACAAAACTTTTAAAACAAAGTACGCAGACATAGGGGTTTTAATATGCTGGGACCAGTGGTACCCAGAAGCTGCAAGGTTAACAGCTCTGTCAGGAGCAAAGATAATATTCTACCCTACAGCTATAGGTTGGCTTCCTTCAGAAAAAGAGCAATTTGGAAAACAACAGTACAACGCATGGGAAACAGTTCAAAGGGGACACGCAGTTGCAAATGGTTGCTATGTAGTAGCAGTAAATAGAGTAGGATTTGAAGCCAGTCCAGATGGAAACGAAGGAATAGAGTTTTGGGGACAGAGCTTCGTATCAGACCCTTATGGAGAACTTTTATTAAAAGCGTCGATTGATAAAGAAGAAGAGTTGATTTGTGAAATAGATTTGTCTATAATAGATTCTGTAAGAACTACATGGCCATTTTTTAGAGATAGAAGAATAGACAGCTATCAGGATATAACAAAAAGATTTATAGATTAAACAGGGGGGTTATAATATGAGCTATATAGTAGTTTTGATAACTACATCTTCCTTTGAAGAAGCAAAAAAGATAGCAAATTACTTAGTTGAAAATAAGTTGGCAGCATGTGTTAACATTATTGAAAAAGTTAACTCAATATTCTTCTGGAAAGGGAATATAGAAAATTACGATGAATCATTAATGATAATAAAGACAAAAAAAGACCTGTTTGAAAAACTAAAAGAGGAAGTAAAAAAACTACACAGTTATACAGTCCCTGAAATAATAGCCCTTCCAATCATAGATGGGTCAGAGGATTACCTAAACTGGATTGAAGAAACGGTAGGACAAAGATGAAAGATTTAATCCCTTTTTTAATTTTTGCAGTTATATTTATAGTATCAATCTTAGGATTTGATAACATTGTATCGCTTTTATCAGAGTTTGGAGGTGTGATAGCTATGGTAGGATTTTTACCGATTTTAGTTGTACTTTTGATAGTGTTTGTAGCTACATCAGTTAAGATTGTAAACGAGTATGAGAGAGCTGTAATATTTAGACTTGGTAGAGTTTTAGGTAAGGCTAAAGGTCCCGGTTTATTTATACTTATTCCATTTATAGACAAAATGGTTAAAGTAGATTTAAGAGTAGTTACTATGGACGTTCCTACACAGGATGTAATTACAAAAGATAACGTATCTGTGCAAGTTGACGCAGTAGTTTACTTTAAAGTTATAGACCCAATAAAAGCAGTAGTTAACGTGGAAAACTACCTCTATGCAACATCTCAAATATCTCAAACAACCTTAAGAAGTGTATGTGGTCAGGCAGAGTTTGATGAATTGTTATCCCAAAGGGATAAAATAAACGCAAAATTACAAGAGATAATAGACCAAGAAACAGACCAGTGGGGTGTTAAGGTTGTAGCTGTAGAGTTAAAAAGGATAGACATTACCGAGGAGTTAAAAAGAGCGATAGCCAGACAAGCAGAAGCTGAGAGAGAAAGAAGAGCTAAGGTTATACAGGCCGAAGCAGAGTATCAAGCTGCCCAAAAACTTACAGAGGCTGCTGAACTCCTTGCAAAACATCCACTGGCAATACAGCTTAGATACTTAGAGACAATATCAACAGTAGGTCAGTATAGCTCAAACACTATACTTTTACCTTTACCAGTAGAACTACTTGACATAATCAAGAGTTATAAAACCGATAAAAAGGAGTGTTAGTAAAACTCAGAGCTGTCAGGAGATAGATCTTTGTAAATTTTCTTTTTTTGTTCTTCTTTTTGAGAATGTATTAAAACATACTCTGCAAGTTTTAATGCATCTTGGTAAGGGATATTATAAGGTGGCATGTATGCAAATCCGGGCCAGTTAGAAGGGTTTGGCTTTATTATAAGTTTTGCAACTTTTTCTACTGCTGATTTACTTGTACCGTACCTTTGAGATATTTCTTTAAAGGATGGCCCAGTTTTTCTCTCAAATGGGTCATGGCAAGCATTACAACCATGTTTTATATAAAGATCTTTACCTTCATTAGCATAAATTACAAAAATATACACAAATATTAAAATAAAACCGTATAAAACTTTCATATTAGGATAAAAAAAGGGGGGAATACCCCCTCTTAATTAATTACTTGTGTGAGAGTATAAATTCAGCTAAAGCTTTTAATTCGTCGTCTTTCATAGCTTTAGTTGTGTTGATTTGTGGCTTCATTACAGCTTCTTTTGCAGGGTCAACTACAGCTTTTCCTTGACCTTTTAAGAACTTGATAAGGTTAGCTTCTTTACCTGCGTAAGCAGCAGCTATCTTCTTTAAAGATGGTCCTACAGTGTCAGCAGCTGCTTGGTGGCAGGCTGTACAACCTTTTGATTGGAAAAGAGCTTTTCCATCTGCTGCAAAAGAACCTGCAGCCATTACTGCAACTGAAAGTGTAGATAAAACTAACTTCTTCATGCTACATACCTCCTGTTAAAAATTTTCAGTGATATAAAATATCCTATTCAACTTTAAAAGTCAATTACAGCTTTTTAATTTAAATTTCGATTTTATATTAAGCAAACATTATGCCAAAAAATTATTCGTTATGAGTAGAAAAAATTTTAAAACAACGTTTCATTTTGCAAAAATTCAAAAAATGTTGCAAAAGTATAAAAAATACTTTAACTTTATGATAGTAATCATTTTAAAACCTTATTAAGAATTGTTATTATTAATAGTGTAAAAAACTTTAAAGGGAGGTATTATCATGGAAGAAAAAGTAATCTTGGTAGGTCAGCAAGTTCCAGACTTTGAAATGGAAACTTATGAACCCGCAACAGGAAAGTTTGGAAAGTTTTCATTAGCAGATGCTAAAAAAGAAAACAAATGGACTATTTTATTCTTCTATCCTGCAGACTTTACATTTGTATGTCCAACCGAGCTTGCAGACTTAGCTGAAAAGTATGAAGAATTAAAGAAGTTAGGAGCTGAGGTTGTTTCTGTATCTACAGACACTAAGTTTGTTCACCTTGCATGGCATAGGGATGAAAAACTCTTAGCTAACGTTAAGTATCCAATGGGAGCTGACCCAACAGGAAAAATCTCAAGAATGTTTGGAGTTTATGACTGTAATACAGGACTTGCTTTAAGAGGAACTTTCATCATAAGCCCTGAAGGTAAACTTGTATCTTCAGAAGTTAACTTCTACAACGTAGGTAGAAATGCAGATGAGTTAGTAAGAAAGATGAAAGCTAACGCT
Protein-coding sequences here:
- a CDS encoding cytochrome c biogenesis CcdA family protein; its protein translation is MENITVWAAFLGGVLAFLSPCVLPIIPGYIAYISGVSATSADTEKKIDWQTVISAVAFVLGFSLVFTLLGAASTFVGQFLQEYKSVISKIAAIVVILLGIHFTGILQSSKAKVFVLSVSGLSLVYYIYEVISLKQYFNTGFFVFLLGLSLVVFYFSGAYKILYEQKTTEVKKKPPGPIGAFLVGLAFALGWTPCIGPILGAILLVASQQETVNQGMILLFAFSMGLGIPFILTAAAINLFFKFFTVVRKYFLFIEVAGGILLILIGILLMTGNFEKISSMLG
- a CDS encoding TlpA family protein disulfide reductase; this encodes MRKFLILLLVIFGFSFGEMRAPDFTLKDEDGKVVKLSDLKDSVVLLNFWATTCHSCKRELPELEKLYQQYKDKVKFYAIVIDTEDPQKIKKSKKEIGFSFPVLIGNYQVMEKYRIIGTPITYVLGKDNTIGKIFIGPQPIEKIKEAIDKQLQRQGA
- the nadA gene encoding quinolinate synthase NadA — its product is MNNIVERINQLKKEKNAVILAHYYQRPEIQDIADYIGDSLELSRIAQKSEADIIVFCGVRFMAETAKILNPTKKVLHPNPESGCPMADMATVEGVKKLKEQHPDAVVVSYINTNADVKTVSDIIVTSRNAVKVVKSLDANKIIFVPDQFLGSYVAKQVPEKEFILWKGFCPPHFNLSKDTLLALKKQYPDAKIAVHPECNTDTVEIADFVGSTTQIIEYATTCEADTVIIGTEVGIHHYLKKKNPNKTYVFPQAADYCGSVHCCDMKKNTLDKVLEVLEKETNEVILDEDTIQKARVPLEKMLAIV
- a CDS encoding metal ABC transporter substrate-binding protein encodes the protein MRFIYTLIFLFILPSFAQVNVITTIKPLADIVKEVGKDKVIVEYLIPPNVNFHLYEYKPQDVKKVYKADVFIFIGSGEPNVSSIVKSLPKGNVLKVIDIKGIYLIKEEDHNEVHPAVWLDPQNAKVIAKEISSLLSKKDPKNKDFYQKNAENFIKQCDEVLNYGKTKLSTLKNKYFVSYHYEFPYFVNRFGLVYLAEIEMGHGREPTPKHILEVIQKMKKYNVKTVFTSRQFYNSKTVKVVLDQVGGKVVFLDTMGENSSYIEMMRFNIDQVYKELATQ
- a CDS encoding nicotinate phosphoribosyltransferase, with protein sequence MLNKRFVDYDNMSLLTDLYELTMAQVYFEKGLNKTAVFNFFIRPTNKRNYFLFTGLDLLIDYLLNIKFTEEDLEFLRSTGKFKEDFLNYLKDFKFTGNLYAVDEGEIVFANEPIVQVEAPIIQAQIIETFLINTLQISILVGTKALRCYSVASDKILIDFGLRRAHGTDAGMIAARSSYIAGFSGTSNVLAGKIFGIPIYGTMAHSFVMAHESEEKAFENFASVYPENTIFLVDTYDTIEGVKNAIKVAKKKGIRIKGIRIDSGDLLALSREARKLLDINGFRDAIIFASGGINEYKIKELVDKKAPIDGYGVGTELVTSADLPYLDCAYKLVEYDGKPKMKLSTKKMTVPYKKQLYRVFKNEKILKDIVSHFDEHIEDGVKMLKLYIKDGELVRNTPSLHEIREKTLINFKTLPDTFKSITQHMTINPEISPRLIKITEDLRKSIKSGG
- the murC gene encoding UDP-N-acetylmuramate--L-alanine ligase, producing the protein MNGIAELLLNQGYTISGSDLKESYTTQRLRELGAKVYIGHSEDNVKDVDVVVYSSAVKPDNPELKKARELGIPTIPRGEMLAELMRFKYGIAIAGSHGKTTTTSMVGTVLGKTGFDPTVVIGGKLEAYGSNAKLGRGEFLVAESDESDGSFLKLTPTIVSINNIDLEHLGFYKDLEDIKNAFVEFANKVPFYGFVVANIDDENVKSIIPRIERKIIKFGLSKDADIRGYDLKLVNGRYKFKINDFGEIHLSVPGIHNVYNALATISICNELGVPFCVIKESLENFKNAKRRFEIKYSDGILVIDDYAHHPTEIKATLSAARDMYGQNRIISVFQPHRYSRVYSLFDEFVESFDIPDIVIITDIYSAGENPIEGVSGQLLADKIRQRRNNVFYVKDVNEAESLLKSIIKNGDVVLTMGAGNITQLSDNLSKYLEERR
- a CDS encoding carbon-nitrogen hydrolase, producing the protein MDKVNVGLIQMRCSDDLNENFEKTVEKIKSLAKSGANIVSTQELFKSKYFCQVEDWEYFKLAEVVNEDSPTIKTLQKVAKDNNVVIVASLFEKRTDGIYHNTAVVIDADGKYLGKYRKMHIPDDPHFYEKFYFTPGDLGYKTFKTKYADIGVLICWDQWYPEAARLTALSGAKIIFYPTAIGWLPSEKEQFGKQQYNAWETVQRGHAVANGCYVVAVNRVGFEASPDGNEGIEFWGQSFVSDPYGELLLKASIDKEEELICEIDLSIIDSVRTTWPFFRDRRIDSYQDITKRFID
- the cutA gene encoding divalent-cation tolerance protein CutA, producing the protein MSYIVVLITTSSFEEAKKIANYLVENKLAACVNIIEKVNSIFFWKGNIENYDESLMIIKTKKDLFEKLKEEVKKLHSYTVPEIIALPIIDGSEDYLNWIEETVGQR
- a CDS encoding slipin family protein produces the protein MKDLIPFLIFAVIFIVSILGFDNIVSLLSEFGGVIAMVGFLPILVVLLIVFVATSVKIVNEYERAVIFRLGRVLGKAKGPGLFILIPFIDKMVKVDLRVVTMDVPTQDVITKDNVSVQVDAVVYFKVIDPIKAVVNVENYLYATSQISQTTLRSVCGQAEFDELLSQRDKINAKLQEIIDQETDQWGVKVVAVELKRIDITEELKRAIARQAEAERERRAKVIQAEAEYQAAQKLTEAAELLAKHPLAIQLRYLETISTVGQYSSNTILLPLPVELLDIIKSYKTDKKEC
- a CDS encoding c-type cytochrome, with protein sequence MKVLYGFILIFVYIFVIYANEGKDLYIKHGCNACHDPFERKTGPSFKEISQRYGTSKSAVEKVAKLIIKPNPSNWPGFAYMPPYNIPYQDALKLAEYVLIHSQKEEQKKKIYKDLSPDSSEFY
- a CDS encoding c-type cytochrome; translation: MKKLVLSTLSVAVMAAGSFAADGKALFQSKGCTACHQAAADTVGPSLKKIAAAYAGKEANLIKFLKGQGKAVVDPAKEAVMKPQINTTKAMKDDELKALAEFILSHK
- a CDS encoding peroxiredoxin; its protein translation is MEEKVILVGQQVPDFEMETYEPATGKFGKFSLADAKKENKWTILFFYPADFTFVCPTELADLAEKYEELKKLGAEVVSVSTDTKFVHLAWHRDEKLLANVKYPMGADPTGKISRMFGVYDCNTGLALRGTFIISPEGKLVSSEVNFYNVGRNADELVRKMKANAYLMSHPEEACPAKWEPGKKTLKPSEELVGHVYEALQD